The Aeromicrobium senzhongii genome includes a window with the following:
- the rplK gene encoding 50S ribosomal protein L11, giving the protein MPPKKKVAAVVKVQLQAGKANPAPPVGTALGPHGVNIMDFCKAYNAQTESMAGNVIPVEITIYEDRSFTFVTKTPPAAELIKKAAGLAKGSSTPNSDKVGKLTRDQVREIAQTKMPDINANDIDGAMKIVEGTARSMGVTVDN; this is encoded by the coding sequence ATGCCTCCCAAGAAGAAGGTCGCGGCTGTCGTCAAGGTGCAGCTGCAGGCCGGCAAGGCCAACCCGGCACCGCCCGTCGGTACCGCGCTCGGCCCGCACGGCGTCAACATCATGGACTTCTGCAAGGCGTACAACGCCCAGACCGAGTCCATGGCCGGCAACGTCATCCCCGTCGAGATCACGATCTACGAAGATCGCTCGTTCACGTTCGTCACCAAGACGCCGCCGGCCGCTGAGCTGATCAAGAAGGCCGCCGGTCTGGCCAAGGGCTCGTCCACCCCGAACTCCGACAAGGTCGGCAAGCTGACCCGGGACCAGGTGCGCGAGATCGCCCAGACCAAGATGCCCGACATCAACGCCAACGACATCGATGGCGCGATGAAGATCGTCGAGGGAACCGCCCGCTCCATGGGCGTCACCGTCGACAACTGA
- the rplA gene encoding 50S ribosomal protein L1: MTQHSKAYRAVAEKIDRDALYTPLQATTLAKESGSKKYDSTVDAVVRLGVDPRKADQMVRGTVNLPHGTGKTARVLVFATGANADAAREAGADFVGSDELVDKINEGWLDFDAVVATPDMMGKVGRLGRVLGPRNLMPNPKTGTVTTDVAKAVGDIKGGKIEFRVDRHANVHFVVGKASFSAEQLAENYGTAIEEILRLKPASSKGRYIKKATISTTNGPGIPVDPSRTRNFASDDEA; this comes from the coding sequence ATGACACAGCACAGCAAGGCGTACCGCGCCGTCGCCGAGAAGATCGATCGCGACGCGCTCTACACGCCCCTGCAGGCCACGACTCTGGCCAAGGAGTCCGGCTCCAAGAAGTACGACTCGACCGTCGACGCCGTCGTGCGTCTCGGCGTCGATCCCCGTAAGGCCGACCAGATGGTGCGCGGCACCGTCAACCTGCCGCACGGGACCGGCAAGACCGCCCGGGTCCTGGTCTTCGCCACCGGCGCCAACGCCGATGCCGCTCGTGAGGCCGGCGCCGACTTCGTCGGCTCCGACGAGCTCGTCGACAAGATCAACGAGGGCTGGCTCGACTTCGACGCCGTCGTCGCCACGCCGGACATGATGGGCAAGGTCGGTCGCCTCGGCCGCGTCCTCGGTCCGCGCAACCTGATGCCGAACCCCAAGACCGGCACCGTCACGACGGACGTCGCGAAGGCCGTCGGCGACATCAAGGGCGGCAAGATCGAGTTCCGCGTCGATCGTCACGCCAACGTGCACTTCGTGGTGGGCAAGGCGTCGTTCAGCGCCGAGCAGCTCGCCGAGAACTACGGCACGGCGATCGAGGAAATCCTGCGTCTGAAGCCGGCCAGCTCGAAGGGCCGCTACATCAAGAAGGCCACGATCTCCACGACGAACGGCCCCGGCATCCCGGTCGATCCGTCGCGCACGCGCAACTTCGCGTCCGACGACGAGGCCTGA
- the rplJ gene encoding 50S ribosomal protein L10, protein MARPDKAAAVAELADNFRESNGAVLTEYRGLNVKQLHELRRALGDAASYAVAKNTLTKIAARDAGIELDESLLTGPTAIAFITGDPVDAAKGLRDFAKANPALVLKGGFLDGKTLSADEVNKLADLESREVLLAMLAGGLKANLAKAAGLFNAPLSQAVRTMAALQAKAEADPSVLAAGAPAAESAEQAPADEAPAAESDTENVETDVTEG, encoded by the coding sequence ATGGCACGCCCGGACAAGGCAGCAGCCGTCGCCGAGCTCGCGGACAACTTCCGCGAGTCCAACGGCGCGGTGCTCACCGAGTACCGCGGCCTCAACGTCAAGCAGCTGCATGAATTGCGGCGCGCGCTTGGCGATGCCGCGAGCTATGCCGTCGCCAAGAACACGCTGACCAAGATCGCCGCGCGGGATGCCGGAATCGAGCTCGACGAGTCGTTGCTCACCGGTCCCACCGCGATCGCCTTCATCACGGGCGATCCGGTCGACGCTGCGAAGGGTCTGCGTGACTTCGCGAAGGCTAACCCCGCTCTCGTCCTGAAGGGTGGCTTCCTCGATGGGAAGACGCTCTCCGCGGACGAGGTCAACAAGCTGGCCGACCTCGAGTCGCGTGAGGTTCTCCTCGCGATGCTCGCTGGCGGCCTGAAGGCCAACCTGGCCAAGGCCGCGGGGCTGTTCAACGCCCCGCTCTCGCAGGCGGTCCGCACCATGGCGGCGCTGCAGGCGAAGGCCGAAGCCGATCCGTCGGTCCTGGCTGCGGGAGCTCCCGCCGCCGAGTCCGCCGAGCAGGCACCTGCCGACGAGGCCCCCGCGGCCGAGTCGGACACCGAGAACGTCGAGACCGACGTCACCGAGGGCTGA
- the rplL gene encoding 50S ribosomal protein L7/L12, whose translation MAKLSTDELLDAFKEMTLIELSEFVKQFEETFEVTAAAPVAVAAAGAPAGGGDAAAAEEKDEFDVVLEAAGDKKIQVIKEVRGLTSLGLKEAKDLVESAPKAILEGVNKDAAEKAKEALEAAGATITLK comes from the coding sequence ATGGCGAAGCTGAGCACCGATGAACTGCTGGATGCCTTCAAGGAAATGACGCTGATCGAGCTCTCCGAGTTCGTGAAGCAGTTCGAGGAGACCTTCGAGGTCACCGCCGCCGCTCCGGTGGCCGTGGCCGCCGCGGGCGCCCCCGCGGGTGGCGGCGACGCCGCTGCCGCCGAGGAGAAGGACGAGTTCGACGTCGTCCTCGAGGCTGCCGGCGACAAGAAGATCCAGGTCATCAAGGAGGTCCGCGGCCTCACGAGCCTGGGCCTGAAGGAGGCCAAGGACCTCGTCGAGAGCGCCCCCAAGGCCATCCTCGAGGGCGTCAACAAGGACGCCGCCGAGAAGGCGAAGGAGGCCCTCGAGGCCGCCGGCGCCACGATCACCCTCAAGTGA
- the rpoB gene encoding DNA-directed RNA polymerase subunit beta: MAASRTAAHPNHSSNPRISFAKIAEPLEVPELLSLQTDSFDWLIGSDAWRERVEADLAAGRNDVSAKSGLEEIFEEISPIEDFSETMSLSFRDHRFEPAKYSVEDCKDRDVTYAAPLFVTAEFMNNETGEIKSQTVFMGEFPLMTDKGTFIINGTERVVVSQLVRSPGVYFERTADKTSDKDIFTARVIPSRGAWLEFEIDKRDIVGVRLDRKRKQSVTMLLKALGFTEERILEEFGQYESVRLTMEKDSVRSDVVREELEKKARDAAVTNEMVDAEVTRRSLIDIYRKLRPGEPPSVEAAQTLLENYYFNPKRYDTAKVGRHKINKKLGTDAAFDQQTLTLDDVVATIRYVVALHDGATELETPAGTIPVEADDIDHFGNRRMRTVGELIQNQLRTGLARMERVVRERMTTQDVEAITPQTLINIRPITAALKEFFGTSQLSQFMDQNNPLAGLTHKRRLSALGPGGLSRERAGYEVRDVHPSHYGRMCPIETPEGPNIGLIGSLASFGRINPFGFVETPYRRVIDGKVSDQIDYLTATDEDRYIVAQANSLLNDDGSFAEDAVLVRQRGGEAELRPAAEVDYMDVSPRQMVSVATALIPFLEHDDANRALMGANMQRQAVPLIRNDAPLVGTGMEYRAAVDAGDVTVAKKPGVVKEVSADSVEIMEDEGTYTTYRLAKFRRSNQGTCTNQRPLVREGQRVEAGTPLADGPCTDHGEMALGTNLLVAFMPWQGHNYEDAIILSQRVVQDDLLTSIHIEEHEVDARDTKLGPEEITRDVPNVSEETLANLDERGIIRIGAEVGNGDILVGKVTPKGETELTPEERLLRAIFGEKAREVRDTSLKVPHGESGTVIGVRVFDASEGDELSPGVNQLVRVYVAQKRKISHGDKLAGRHGNKGVIAKILPIEDMPFLEDGTAVDIVLNPLGVPGRMNVGQVLENHLGWIAKSGWEVPADVKDEWAERLRKIGADSAPPNTNIATPVFDGAREDEISGLLSNTRPNRDGNRMVQPDGKAVLFDGRTGEKFPGPISVGYMYMLKLHHLVDDKIHARSTGPYSMITQQPLGGKAQFGGQRFGEMEVWALEAYGAAYALQELLTIKSDDIVGRVKVYEAIVKGENVPEPGIPESFKVLVKEMQSLCLNVEVLSADGSAVEMKDSEEEFFRAAEELGIDLSRREPSSVDEL, encoded by the coding sequence TTGGCCGCCTCGCGTACCGCCGCACACCCGAACCACAGCAGCAACCCGCGTATCTCTTTCGCGAAAATCGCCGAACCGCTCGAGGTTCCCGAGCTCCTCTCCCTGCAGACCGACAGCTTCGACTGGCTGATCGGTAGCGACGCCTGGCGCGAGCGCGTCGAAGCCGATCTGGCTGCGGGCCGCAACGATGTCTCGGCCAAGTCCGGCCTGGAGGAGATCTTCGAGGAGATCAGTCCCATCGAGGACTTCTCCGAGACGATGAGCCTGTCGTTCCGCGACCACCGGTTCGAGCCGGCCAAGTACTCCGTCGAGGACTGCAAGGATCGCGACGTCACGTACGCCGCCCCCCTGTTCGTCACCGCCGAGTTCATGAACAACGAGACCGGCGAGATCAAGAGCCAGACCGTCTTCATGGGCGAGTTCCCGCTCATGACCGACAAGGGCACCTTCATCATCAACGGCACCGAGCGTGTCGTCGTCTCCCAGCTGGTCCGTTCGCCGGGTGTCTACTTCGAGCGCACCGCCGACAAGACGTCCGACAAGGACATCTTCACGGCGCGCGTCATCCCCTCGCGCGGTGCCTGGCTCGAGTTCGAGATCGACAAGCGCGACATCGTCGGCGTCCGTCTCGACCGCAAGCGCAAGCAGTCCGTCACGATGCTGCTCAAGGCGCTCGGCTTCACCGAGGAGCGCATCCTCGAGGAGTTCGGCCAGTACGAGTCCGTCCGTCTGACGATGGAGAAGGACTCCGTCCGCAGTGACGTCGTCCGCGAGGAGCTCGAGAAGAAGGCCCGCGACGCCGCCGTCACCAACGAGATGGTCGACGCCGAGGTCACGCGTCGCTCGCTCATCGACATCTACCGCAAGCTGCGTCCGGGCGAGCCGCCGTCGGTCGAGGCCGCGCAGACCCTGTTGGAGAACTACTACTTCAACCCGAAGCGCTACGACACGGCCAAGGTCGGTCGTCACAAGATCAACAAGAAGCTCGGCACGGACGCCGCCTTCGACCAGCAGACCCTGACGCTCGACGACGTCGTCGCCACGATCCGCTACGTCGTCGCGCTGCACGACGGTGCCACCGAGCTCGAGACCCCGGCCGGCACCATCCCGGTCGAGGCCGACGACATCGACCACTTCGGCAACCGCCGCATGCGCACCGTGGGCGAGCTCATCCAGAACCAGCTGCGTACGGGCCTGGCCCGCATGGAGCGCGTCGTGCGCGAGCGGATGACGACCCAGGACGTCGAGGCCATCACGCCGCAGACCCTGATCAACATCCGTCCGATCACCGCGGCGCTGAAGGAGTTCTTCGGCACCAGCCAGCTCTCGCAGTTCATGGACCAGAACAACCCGCTCGCGGGCCTGACGCACAAGCGTCGTCTGTCGGCCCTCGGCCCGGGTGGTCTGTCGCGTGAGCGCGCCGGCTACGAGGTCCGCGACGTCCACCCGTCGCACTACGGCCGCATGTGCCCCATCGAGACGCCTGAAGGCCCGAACATCGGTCTGATCGGCTCGCTGGCGTCCTTCGGTCGGATCAACCCGTTCGGCTTCGTCGAGACGCCGTACCGCCGCGTCATCGACGGCAAGGTCAGCGACCAGATCGACTACCTGACCGCCACCGACGAGGACCGCTACATCGTCGCGCAGGCCAACTCGCTGCTCAACGACGACGGCTCGTTCGCCGAGGACGCCGTGCTGGTGCGCCAGCGTGGCGGCGAGGCCGAGCTCCGCCCGGCCGCCGAGGTCGACTACATGGACGTGTCGCCGCGCCAGATGGTGTCGGTGGCCACGGCCCTGATCCCGTTCCTCGAGCACGACGACGCGAACCGCGCGCTCATGGGCGCCAACATGCAGCGTCAGGCCGTCCCGCTGATCCGCAACGACGCCCCGCTCGTCGGCACCGGCATGGAGTACCGTGCCGCCGTCGACGCCGGTGACGTCACCGTCGCCAAGAAGCCCGGCGTCGTCAAGGAGGTCTCGGCGGACTCCGTCGAGATCATGGAGGACGAGGGCACGTACACCACGTACCGCCTGGCGAAGTTCCGTCGCTCGAACCAGGGCACCTGCACGAACCAGCGCCCGCTGGTCCGCGAGGGGCAGCGCGTCGAGGCCGGCACGCCGCTGGCCGACGGTCCCTGCACCGATCACGGCGAGATGGCGCTGGGCACCAACCTGCTCGTCGCCTTCATGCCGTGGCAGGGTCACAACTACGAGGACGCGATCATCCTGTCCCAGCGCGTCGTCCAGGACGACCTGCTGACCTCGATCCACATCGAGGAGCACGAGGTCGACGCCCGCGACACCAAGCTGGGCCCGGAGGAGATCACGCGCGACGTCCCGAACGTCAGCGAGGAGACCCTCGCCAACCTCGACGAGCGCGGCATCATCCGCATCGGCGCCGAGGTCGGCAACGGCGACATCCTCGTCGGCAAGGTCACGCCCAAGGGCGAGACCGAGCTGACCCCCGAGGAGCGCCTGCTGCGCGCGATCTTCGGCGAGAAGGCGCGCGAGGTGCGCGACACCTCGCTCAAGGTCCCGCACGGCGAGTCCGGCACCGTCATCGGCGTGCGCGTCTTCGACGCGTCCGAGGGTGACGAGCTCAGCCCCGGCGTGAACCAGCTGGTCCGCGTCTACGTGGCGCAGAAGCGCAAGATCAGCCACGGCGACAAGCTCGCCGGCCGTCACGGCAACAAGGGCGTCATCGCCAAGATCCTGCCCATCGAGGACATGCCGTTCCTCGAGGACGGCACGGCGGTCGACATCGTCCTGAACCCGCTCGGTGTGCCCGGTCGTATGAACGTCGGCCAGGTCCTGGAGAACCACCTGGGCTGGATCGCCAAGTCGGGCTGGGAAGTCCCGGCCGACGTCAAGGACGAGTGGGCCGAGCGCCTGCGCAAGATCGGTGCCGACTCGGCTCCGCCGAACACGAACATCGCCACCCCGGTGTTCGACGGTGCGCGCGAGGACGAGATCTCCGGTCTGCTGTCCAACACGCGTCCCAACCGTGACGGCAACCGCATGGTCCAGCCCGATGGCAAGGCGGTGCTCTTCGACGGTCGTACCGGCGAGAAGTTCCCCGGCCCGATCAGCGTCGGCTACATGTACATGCTGAAGCTGCACCACCTGGTCGACGACAAGATCCACGCGCGCTCGACCGGCCCGTACTCGATGATCACCCAGCAGCCGCTCGGCGGTAAGGCCCAGTTCGGTGGCCAGCGCTTCGGTGAGATGGAGGTCTGGGCCCTCGAGGCCTACGGCGCCGCCTACGCGCTGCAGGAGCTGCTGACGATCAAGTCCGACGACATCGTCGGCCGCGTCAAGGTGTACGAAGCCATCGTGAAGGGCGAGAACGTCCCCGAGCCGGGAATCCCCGAGTCGTTCAAGGTTCTCGTCAAGGAGATGCAGTCGCTGTGTCTCAACGTCGAAGTGCTCTCGGCCGACGGCAGCGCCGTCGAGATGAAGGACTCCGAGGAGGAGTTCTTCCGCGCCGCTGAAGAGCTCGGTATCGACCTGTCCCGCCGCGAGCCGTCGTCCGTCGACGAGCTCTGA
- a CDS encoding DNA-directed RNA polymerase subunit beta' — MLDVNFFDQIKIGLATADDIRNWSFGEVKKPETINYRTLKPERDGLFCEKIFGPTRDWECYCGKYKRVRFKGIICERCGVEVTRSKVRRERMGHIELAAPVTHIWYFKGVPSRLGYLLDLAPKDLEKVIYFAAYMITSVDEDARHRDLDSLEAKIRQEIDQIENRKNDAINSRALKLEEDTAALEAEDAKAAELRKVRDAAEREMGQLRDRHDREIARIQEVWDRFKNLKVQDLEGDEMLFREMQYRFGKYFDGYMGAAAIQKRLQDFDLEAEAESLREIIATGKGQRKTRALKRLKVVSAFMGSENNPAGMVLDAVPVIPPELRPMVQLDGGRFATSDLNDLYRRVINRNNRLKRLLDLGAPEIIVNNEKRMLQEAVDSLFDNGRRGRPVTGPGNRPLKSISDMLKGKQGRFRQNLLGKRVDYSGRSVIVVGPQLKLHQCGLPKQMALELFKPFVMKRLVDLNHAQNIKSAKRMVERARPVVWDVLEEVITEHPVLLNRAPTLHRLGIQAFEPQLIEGKAIQIHPLVCSAFNADFDGDQMAVHLPLSAEAQAEARILMLSTNNILKPSDGRPVTMPTQDMIIGLYFLTLDREGHVGEGRAFSSTSEATMAFERGEITLQSKVKIRIDGEIRETTLGRAIFNETLPADYPFVNFQVGKKELGVIVNDLAERYSKVDVAVALDNLKDAGFHWATRSGVTISMDDVVSPQDKVEILEKYEGQAAKVQQQFDRGLITEDERRQELIEIWTQATAEVASTMEELFKASGDNPIWMMVNSGARGNMMQLRQIAAMRGLVANPKGEIIPRPIKANYREGLSVVEYFIATHGARKGLADTALRTADSGYLTRRLVDVSQDVIIREEDCGTERGLPKTIATRLDDGTLVAAENVETSAYARNAAVDIVHPETGEVLVGAGEDLGDVEIHHLIASGVETIKVRTVLTCDAKTGTCAKCYGRSLATGKLVDIGEAVGTIAAQSIGEPGTQLTMRTFHTGGVAGDDITHGLPRVVELFEARQPKGKAPITEAAGRVTIDDSDKGRKLVVTPDNGGEPIEYPVTKRARLLIQDNDSVEVGQQLTHGTPDPQEVLRILGVRKAQEHLVDEVQEVYRSQGVAIHDKHIEIIVRQMLRRVTVIEQGDARLIPGDLADRAVFEEENRRVVAEGGTPASGRPVLMGITKASLAVESWLSAASFQETTRVLTEAAIQGKSDSLRGLKENIIIGKLIPAGTGLDRYRNIRVEPTEEARQNAYAVTGYDSFDYQFGASDAAPVALDDYDFSFDS, encoded by the coding sequence GTGCTCGACGTGAACTTCTTCGATCAGATCAAGATCGGTCTCGCGACCGCCGACGACATTCGCAATTGGTCGTTCGGTGAGGTCAAGAAGCCGGAGACGATCAACTACCGCACGCTCAAGCCCGAGCGTGACGGACTCTTCTGCGAGAAGATCTTCGGTCCCACCCGGGACTGGGAGTGCTACTGCGGCAAGTACAAGCGCGTGCGCTTCAAGGGCATCATCTGTGAGCGCTGCGGCGTCGAGGTGACGCGCTCGAAGGTCCGCCGTGAGCGGATGGGCCACATCGAGCTCGCCGCCCCGGTCACGCACATCTGGTACTTCAAGGGTGTGCCCAGCCGTCTGGGCTACCTGCTGGATCTGGCTCCGAAGGACCTCGAGAAGGTCATCTACTTCGCGGCCTACATGATCACCTCGGTCGACGAGGACGCGCGTCATCGTGACCTCGACAGCCTCGAGGCCAAGATCCGCCAGGAGATCGACCAGATCGAGAACCGCAAGAACGACGCGATCAACTCCCGAGCCCTCAAGCTCGAGGAGGACACCGCGGCGCTCGAGGCCGAGGACGCCAAGGCGGCCGAGCTGCGCAAGGTCCGCGATGCGGCCGAGCGTGAGATGGGCCAGCTGCGCGATCGTCACGACCGTGAGATCGCGCGCATCCAGGAGGTCTGGGACCGCTTCAAGAACCTCAAGGTCCAGGACCTCGAGGGTGACGAGATGCTGTTCCGCGAGATGCAGTACCGCTTCGGCAAGTACTTCGACGGCTACATGGGCGCTGCGGCGATCCAGAAGCGCCTGCAGGACTTCGACCTCGAGGCCGAGGCCGAGTCGCTGCGCGAGATCATCGCGACCGGCAAGGGCCAGCGCAAGACGCGTGCCCTGAAGCGGCTCAAGGTCGTCTCGGCGTTCATGGGCAGCGAGAACAACCCCGCGGGCATGGTCCTGGACGCCGTCCCGGTCATCCCGCCGGAGCTGCGCCCGATGGTCCAGCTCGACGGTGGCCGTTTCGCCACCAGCGACCTGAACGACCTGTACCGCCGCGTCATCAACCGCAACAACCGCCTCAAGCGACTGCTCGACCTCGGCGCGCCCGAGATCATCGTCAACAACGAGAAGCGGATGCTGCAGGAGGCCGTCGACTCGCTGTTCGACAACGGCCGTCGTGGCCGTCCCGTCACGGGTCCGGGCAACCGTCCCCTGAAGTCGATCTCGGACATGCTGAAGGGCAAGCAGGGCCGGTTCCGTCAGAACCTGCTCGGCAAGCGCGTCGACTACTCGGGCCGTTCGGTCATCGTCGTCGGCCCGCAGCTCAAGCTGCACCAGTGCGGTCTGCCCAAGCAGATGGCGCTCGAGCTGTTCAAGCCGTTCGTGATGAAGCGCCTGGTCGACCTGAACCACGCGCAGAACATCAAGAGCGCCAAGCGCATGGTCGAGCGTGCTCGGCCGGTCGTGTGGGATGTCCTCGAAGAGGTCATCACCGAGCACCCCGTGCTGCTCAACCGCGCGCCCACGCTGCACCGTCTGGGCATCCAGGCGTTCGAGCCCCAGCTGATCGAGGGCAAGGCCATCCAGATCCACCCGCTCGTGTGCTCGGCGTTCAACGCCGACTTCGACGGTGACCAGATGGCCGTGCACCTGCCGCTGTCGGCCGAGGCTCAGGCCGAGGCCCGCATCCTGATGCTCTCGACGAACAACATCTTGAAGCCGTCGGACGGCCGACCGGTCACCATGCCCACCCAGGACATGATCATCGGTCTGTACTTCCTCACGCTCGACCGTGAGGGTCACGTGGGCGAGGGTCGTGCCTTCAGCTCGACCTCCGAGGCGACGATGGCGTTCGAGCGTGGCGAGATCACGCTGCAGAGCAAGGTCAAGATCCGCATCGACGGCGAGATCCGCGAGACCACGCTCGGCCGGGCGATCTTCAACGAGACGCTGCCCGCGGACTACCCGTTCGTGAACTTCCAGGTCGGCAAGAAGGAGCTCGGTGTCATCGTCAACGACCTCGCCGAGCGCTACAGCAAGGTCGACGTGGCGGTGGCGCTGGACAACCTGAAGGACGCCGGCTTCCACTGGGCGACCCGCTCGGGTGTCACCATCTCGATGGACGACGTCGTCAGCCCGCAGGACAAGGTCGAGATCCTCGAGAAGTACGAGGGTCAGGCGGCCAAGGTCCAGCAGCAGTTCGACCGCGGTCTGATCACCGAGGACGAGCGTCGCCAGGAGCTCATCGAGATCTGGACCCAGGCCACGGCCGAGGTCGCCTCGACGATGGAGGAGCTGTTCAAGGCCAGCGGGGACAACCCGATCTGGATGATGGTCAACTCCGGTGCTCGCGGCAACATGATGCAGCTGCGTCAGATCGCCGCCATGCGAGGCCTGGTGGCGAACCCGAAGGGCGAGATCATCCCGCGCCCGATCAAGGCGAACTACCGCGAGGGCCTGTCGGTCGTCGAGTACTTCATCGCGACCCACGGTGCTCGTAAGGGCCTGGCCGACACCGCGCTGCGTACGGCCGACTCGGGTTACCTGACCCGTCGTCTGGTCGACGTCAGCCAGGACGTCATCATCCGCGAGGAGGACTGCGGCACCGAGCGCGGTCTGCCCAAGACGATCGCGACGCGACTCGACGACGGCACGCTCGTCGCCGCCGAGAACGTCGAGACGTCGGCCTACGCCCGCAACGCGGCGGTCGACATCGTCCACCCGGAGACCGGTGAGGTGCTGGTCGGTGCAGGCGAGGACCTCGGCGACGTCGAGATCCACCACCTCATCGCCTCGGGCGTCGAGACGATCAAGGTGCGCACGGTCCTGACCTGCGACGCCAAGACCGGCACGTGCGCCAAGTGCTACGGCCGTTCGCTGGCCACCGGCAAGCTCGTCGACATCGGCGAGGCCGTCGGTACCATCGCGGCCCAGTCGATCGGTGAGCCCGGCACCCAGCTGACGATGCGTACCTTCCACACCGGTGGTGTGGCCGGTGACGACATCACCCACGGTCTGCCGCGCGTCGTCGAGCTCTTCGAGGCCCGTCAGCCCAAGGGCAAGGCGCCGATCACCGAGGCAGCCGGTCGTGTCACGATCGACGATTCGGACAAGGGCCGCAAGCTGGTCGTCACGCCGGACAACGGTGGCGAGCCGATCGAGTACCCGGTCACCAAGCGCGCGCGCCTGCTGATCCAGGACAACGACTCGGTCGAGGTCGGTCAGCAGCTGACGCACGGTACTCCGGATCCGCAGGAGGTTCTGCGCATCCTGGGTGTCCGCAAGGCTCAGGAGCACCTGGTCGACGAGGTCCAGGAGGTCTACCGCAGCCAGGGCGTGGCGATCCACGACAAGCACATCGAGATCATCGTCCGCCAGATGCTCCGTCGCGTGACGGTCATCGAGCAGGGCGACGCGCGACTCATCCCCGGCGACCTCGCGGACCGCGCGGTCTTCGAGGAGGAGAACCGTCGCGTGGTGGCCGAGGGCGGCACCCCCGCCTCCGGTCGTCCGGTCCTGATGGGCATCACGAAGGCCTCGCTGGCCGTCGAGTCCTGGCTGTCGGCCGCCTCCTTCCAGGAGACGACCCGCGTCCTCACCGAGGCCGCGATCCAGGGCAAGTCGGACTCGCTGCGCGGTCTGAAGGAGAACATCATCATCGGCAAGCTGATCCCGGCAGGCACCGGCCTGGATCGGTACCGCAACATCCGGGTCGAGCCGACCGAAGAGGCGCGTCAGAACGCCTACGCGGTCACCGGCTACGACAGCTTCGACTACCAGTTCGGAGCATCGGACGCGGCGCCGGTGGCGTTGGACGACTACGACTTCAGCTTCGACAGCTGA
- a CDS encoding acyltransferase family protein, with protein MSRLDPLPISTTTPKERVAYLDNARYWVMLLVVVGHSLTELVVMDSARGVYTWIYAFHMPFFVLISGYTARHYVGDFRQIRRIVSTLIVPYLIVETGLQLITRHYDGEPEHWMILSPQWLGWFLAALFIWRLTTPIWRALKYPITTAVLISLLSGLIEIPNVLALPKVLGLLPFYVIGLHFDRDLFLRLGRARIRAAAVVLLAATFVLCQLYAQSWADRWPTTWLLWKARYDELDAGPVEGIATRAALLVIAFVLTLAALSLVPRARSWTTTLGGRTFYCYLLHGFIIVWLDRHFRLWERIEPYGATAVLGCIVVAIIVANVLMTKPVATVFRPVFEPRLTWMFRDPQEDTYHRGAHPDVWDRGVDEALPPHLDVPLSPRLR; from the coding sequence ATGAGCCGACTCGACCCCCTGCCGATCAGCACGACCACGCCCAAGGAACGCGTCGCCTACCTCGACAACGCCCGGTACTGGGTGATGCTCCTGGTGGTGGTCGGCCACTCACTGACCGAGCTGGTCGTGATGGACTCGGCCCGCGGCGTCTACACGTGGATCTACGCCTTCCACATGCCGTTCTTCGTGCTGATCTCGGGTTACACGGCCCGCCACTACGTCGGCGACTTCCGCCAGATCAGGCGCATCGTGTCGACCCTGATCGTCCCGTACCTGATCGTCGAGACCGGCCTGCAGCTGATCACCCGTCACTACGACGGCGAGCCCGAGCACTGGATGATCCTGTCGCCGCAGTGGCTCGGCTGGTTCCTGGCCGCCCTGTTCATCTGGCGGCTGACCACCCCGATCTGGCGGGCGCTGAAGTACCCGATCACGACGGCCGTCCTGATCTCGCTGCTGTCGGGCCTCATCGAGATCCCGAACGTGCTGGCCCTGCCCAAGGTCCTGGGCCTGCTGCCGTTCTACGTCATCGGGCTCCACTTCGATCGCGACCTGTTCCTGCGCCTGGGCCGCGCCCGGATCCGGGCGGCCGCCGTCGTGCTGCTGGCAGCCACGTTCGTGCTGTGCCAGCTGTACGCGCAGTCGTGGGCCGACCGCTGGCCCACCACGTGGCTGCTGTGGAAGGCCCGCTACGACGAGCTCGACGCCGGCCCGGTGGAGGGCATCGCCACGCGGGCCGCCCTGCTGGTGATCGCATTCGTGCTCACCTTGGCGGCGCTCTCACTGGTGCCTCGTGCCCGCTCCTGGACCACGACGCTGGGTGGCCGCACGTTCTACTGCTACCTGCTGCACGGGTTCATCATCGTGTGGCTCGACCGGCACTTCCGGCTCTGGGAGCGGATCGAGCCGTACGGCGCCACCGCCGTCCTGGGCTGCATCGTCGTCGCGATCATCGTCGCCAACGTCTTGATGACCAAGCCCGTGGCCACGGTGTTCCGGCCCGTCTTCGAGCCGCGCCTCACGTGGATGTTCCGCGACCCGCAGGAGGACACCTACCACCGCGGCGCCCACCCCGACGTGTGGGACCGAGGCGTCGACGAGGCGCTGCCGCCGCACCTCGACGTCCCGCTCAGCCCGCGGCTGCGCTGA